ACAAAAACCGTTAAGGCCGCTCATGGGCAACTGTTCCCACAAAAGGTCAAACTGGCCCTTGTGCGCCAAAACTACGGTGCCATCATGAGTTAACTGAAGCATATGCAGGGCGAACCGGGCTATGGAAGTGATATTATAGGGGTATAGCTATTCAGTAATAATAGGATATTTTGCAAGCTCCTGCCTTGCTATATTCCATATGCTATCTTGTTCGGGAGGCAAGCCGCTCAAATGTAGACGTATAGCGTCTGTCAAAACAGTTTGCGCTTCTTCTGAGAGAATCCACGGCAGAGGGCGAAGACTGGCAACAGATGGTTCTATTGGTTGAATATGGTCAAGGCGTAAAATGGCACTGTGTCCACGTTCATGGGGCAAACTATCCCAAAAGAATTGAGTATACTGTAATGAGCGCACTCGCTGAACAAATTCAGGTTTGAATCCTTCTCTGATGCCGCCAGAGTCGACAGAATAATAAGGGGCAACCAAATACACAGGAGCAAATTTTGCCCTCGATGCTTTCTGCCGTAGATGTTCTTCTACAGCCGTACCTGGCCCAGCTAAAATAAGGACAGGGCGACGTTTGCCCCTGCCTACTGTAAGTATTTCACCGGGGAAACATGGAACAGCCGCAATGGGAAGATTGGTGATTTCAGGTACAGACTTCGCGTTATCAAATGCTGTCATTTTAAAATGTGCAACAGAATGATCTCCAGCATGAGACCCGCCACGTCCAACAGGCTCCAATACATAAGGGGTTTCACCAACATGCCGGACATGCGCTTCAGCCAAACACCACGCGGTTCTTTTAAGGTTATCCCGTTTTTCCCACCAGGAGGTGCAGAGTGGCTGGACACAATCTATCGGATAATCAGGGGTCATAACGAGCCTTTGATTTCCAAACATCTTCTGCAATAGAAACGCTTATGTTTCCCTCAGCCAAAGGGGGACTTATGTCTGCATCAAGCGCAGCAATCCCTTCAAAATAGACAGAATCGTAAACCGCAATAGGCTGCATAGTATTTTTTTTTCTTTTCGCTATTTGCTCAGCTATTTTTGCTTGCAGTATTTTTGACGCACTTGACTGCCATTCTTTGATTTTTTTTTCTTGTTTTGCCGTTAATGTAATATTTTTACTTTTGGTGAACACTGTTGGCTCAAAAACCCAACCAGATGGTGTAAAATCAAGGAATTCTTGCGGTGCAGCACGCAACATTGGTGGTGTATTGTATACGAAATGCAAAATATCAGAAGTACTATTCGCAAATTTCCTTACAGCCCTTGATACAAAACCTTGAATATCAATGCTTAAGTTCTTCGCCGCATCTTGAAGACACTCAATAGAGTTAATATTCCAACGTGTGTACCCGGTGTCAGAGAAGTCAGAAGGAAAATTGGCGGCCTGCGCACCAGAGGCTGTTAGGCTGGGTTCAATTCTTTGCCACAGAGCCGTATCCCAAGGGCCAAAATGATGGAACCTCCATTGAATGCCTGTAAAAGTTTCACCTTCATGGTTTTCGGCATAGGACAAATCTGCCAAATATATATATTTAATAAAATGAATAGGCCCTAGAGAGCGCTCTCCAAAATCATCAGATTTTTGAGCCTCTAGAAGAATATAGGCAAGAAGCGCGTCAACACGCTGGGTATTCATGGGGTATTCGCTTTAGCAAAAAGGCTGAATCGTAGAGCGACTGAAACGCACACGCTCGGTCTTCAACTAGCTATCATACTTGACCCCGTGTTGCCATAGGCAATTTTAGGTTCCCCACGACCACATCCGCGCTCATGCACTAATCAGGCCAGTTCATCGCATCCGCACACGCGGGGCTTCTTGCCTATCTTCGCGCTCCACAACCCCCTCGATCCTGCGCCAGTGCTCAAAATACTTCTCATTCCGCGCCAGGGCCACGTCACCGGCCACGCCGAAGGCATAGGCCGTCGTGCGCTCGGCATAGCGGTGCCAGTCACGACCTTCATTTTTGGCGCGGCCCTGTCTGATGGACGGGGCGCACTGGCGGATGGTTTCAGCCACGGCCTGCAGGCTGTGGCCGTTGGCCCGCAGGCGCAGCGCGATCATGGCGTCCAGGCGCGAGAAGTCTTCCACGGTCAGATGCCTGCGGATATTCTCAAAATGCGTGAAGTAGGCCGCTGTGGTGTCGGTGGGGCGCGGCGCGGGAGAGACAGGGCGGCGGGGCTGCACCTGCTGCCGTCTGGCTTCCAATTGGGCGCACTCCCGCTCAATGTGGCGTGACAGCTCCAGCGCTTTGGCGCATTGGCATTTTTCAGCCCGAAGCAGCTTGACCTTGGGGAAGGTGCCGTCCTCGCGCCGGTGCTTGGGCTTCAGGTTGCCGAAGCCCGGTGCCCGGTGCGGATGAATGCAGCCGGAGAGCTTTTTGTCCCCATATTCCCGATTCAACTGCTCGGTGAGCCGGTTGCCCACGTCGCGGTTGTGCGGGCTTTGCAGCTTGGGGATGGTGAGCACACATTGGTAGTTGTCCGGCGAGCTTTCGAGCACCACGGCGGGCCGGAAGCCGTCTTCATGGAGCTTTTCCAAGCTCTCCCGCGTCATGTCGTCAATGAGGATATGGTGCCGCCCCTCGGAAAGCGGCGTGTAGTAGATGTTTTCGCCGCGTTGCTGCAATCGCAGCATTTCCGGCATGTGGGCCTGCACCTCTTCCAGCGTGAAGCCCTTGCTCATGCCATTCTGCTTCTCGAGGATGAAGACTTTTTTGCCGCCGTCAGCCTCCATGCGGATGCAGGTGACGCGGACGCGATCCGCGTTCACCGCTGCCAGATACTGCTCAAAATACTGCTGCTCTGGACTGCTGACCGTGCTGAGGGGCGCGGGCTGCGGCACAAGCTGTTCTGCCGGAGGTGCTGACGGCATCGTCTCAAAACGCCTTCTGTGCCTCCAGCGGTCGGCCTGAACGTGCAAACCCCGCCTGCGCAGCCAGGTCTCAAAGGTCGGCCTGCCGCGCCGCCTTTGGGGCCGCAACTCCTGCCGAAGCTGGCGCACCTCTTCCTGCTGCTGCACCTTCAGGAAGTGCCGGGCGATGTTGAGCATGGAAAATCCGTGCTTGGCCACACGGGGCAGAATGCGTTGCCGCTGTTCCCTATGCCGCGCCCTGAGCGCCTCCCGCCGAGTGCTGTTTTCGTCGCTTTTGGGAGTCACTTTCGGGGTTGCATGGCGTTCTGCCTGATACTCGCGCCATTCCTCCAGATTAACCGTGCTCACGGGTTCTGGGGTCAGTTTTTGGGGCGGTTCTGTGTCCGTTGTGGCTTCCGGCGCGGGCACAAATTCGCCCAACCGCTTGCACAGCTTGCCCATGCCGAAGTCCCGATCCACGGACGAAGCCTTGACCGCAATGTCCCCCACAAAGACGATGGCTCCTGACCCCTTCTTTTCAAAACGCAGCCCTTTTTCAGCCAGTTTTTCGTGTAATTCTTGCCAGGATTGCGCGTTTTTGATGATGTCGTGCCCGCGCTCCTGAGCAATTCTCTGCGCGGATTTCTCGCCGGTGTGGCGTTCCACGGCCAGGGCTTCCTGACGGGGCTGGGGCGGTTTCTGTACCCTGTTGCGGGCGATTTCTCCGTCTTCCAACATCACATAGCGCGTATAGTCTTCACTGGCCCAACCCTGTTTGCGTTCCACCTTGGCGACGATTTTGTGCCCCTCTTCAATGTCAAAACCTTTGAAGGGCATCGCTACTTTCAGCGTCCCTGGGTGCATGCGATTGACGGCGATGTGGACGTGATAATTTTTCGTATTGTAGTGCAGGCCGTAGACGGTCTGATGCTCCGACAGGCCCATGTGCGCGAGAAATATGTCCACCAGTTCGTCCACCTGGGCAGGGGCAGGCTGCTCGTTCTCCTTCCATGAAAAAATCCAATGTGAGACAGGCATCTTGCTGTGGACGCTCTCCTCTGCAAGCAGAATCATCTCCAGTTTCTGGCCGACATGCGTACCGGACATGAAGTTGCGACTGCCCGCGTGGGCGATTTTTTCATGCGCGTTCGTATTGTGCGGATGGCGGATGTAATCCACCAGATCGCCGATTTGCCAGACCTTGGGCTTGTCCTGATCGGTGTATTTGACCTTCTTGACGATCATCGCTTTTCTCTCCCCAGACGTTCCACGGCGCGGCCCAAAATCCGCAGGGTTTCTTCCTGTTCTTCGAGGTGCTCGCGGCTGGCCCCGGCCTGGCGCAGCGTCTCGAAATGATGCTTGAGCAGCCCCCCGATGCGGCGCAGCTCGCGCAAGGTATTCATGTCCGTGTGGGCGACAATCCGCGACCTCGTGCAAGGGGGTCTGCCCCCGAAGCCGCGTCGCCGGATGCATTCGGAGACCGAAAGCCCGGACATGCTGGCCTGTTCTTCAAGCTGCGCCGCTTCCCCTTCCGTCACCCAGAGGGTGTACCTCTTGTGGAATTTGCCTTTCTGCTTTGTCATGCCTTTGCCTTTTTTCTTCTGCCTCTGGCGTGTGAGAAGCCTGCGCCGAAAACGCCTGCCTTGGGGAGTCCAGAGGGCACAGCCCTTGGCAGGGTGCGTGTTGTCGTCAGACAACACCCAGCCTGCCACGAAGAACCCACGACGGGGAGTGGCATAATTGTGTAATTTTTGCTGTTCGTGTAAGAATGGACGGAAAATCATTTCAGGAGGCAAGCAATGTCAAAAGCAGTCAGATTTGGGCCAGAACAGGTTGCCGCTGCCCGCAAGCTCTTGCAGGAGCTGCCGGTCAAGGAAAAGGACAAGTCCAAGCAGGAGTTGGCGGCGCATCTTGGCAGAGACATCCAGGCCGCATTGAAAAAGGGCTACAGCGCCAAAGACCTCAGCGAGTTGCTGAAAGAAAATGGTCTGGGACTTTCGGCGTCGCTTATTAAGGCGCACGCTGACGTGCGCACAGCTCACAAACGGAGGCCTGTGGGTGGCGCAAAAGAGGAGAGCGGTTCGGTAGTGTCTGGTGAAAAAGGGATGCCGAGAAATGCATCTTTAACAGATGACGCGGATGCAAACCAGTGACCATTTCAAGGAGACAACGAACGCCGTACCGGGCTGCCTTGAGGTAGCCCGCAAGACTACCTCGTGGCGTTGCCGATCTACTGATAGGCGAGCCAACTCATCGTTCATCTGAAGACTATACGGTTGACGAATTGATGGGTGAAGTACAGAGGTGGGGGCTGGAGAGATGAAAGGAAATTATATGTGGTAGAGCTAAGGAAATAGACGGATGCAATTCTGGGATCAATTTATACTGACAGGGTGTCCACCTTGGGGGGCACCTGTGAGCTCAAAGCAACAACAAAATTCCGAAGCAAGAGGCATGGGTCAATTTTTGGTGTTAATATTGTAGTCTTATTCTTACTTCTTGTAACGCTCACACGTAAGTTTTGTCGAGCCTGTGCCGTGACATTGTCTTCTGTGTTAGACCAAACAATTCTGTCTGGGTTGTGGGAAAGTTCGCGCTTGATAATAACGGGGGCACCTTCAAAGATGATCACTTCCTCAAACTGCTTCCCTTTGGCTTTGTGCATATTCATAATGATGACACCAGAATCTGGCTTTGATGTCGTTGCAAAATGTACTTGAACAAATGCTTGGCGTATGATTTTTAGGGCATTATGGTATCCGCCATTAGCAAGCCAGTCTTGTGAAAGAGCCTGGCGCAGTTGCGTCCCTCTTTCCAATATCTTTAAAACGCCTACATGTTTTGCAAGCTCTTTTAGGCGCACGCATTCGCCGTGCGCAAGAATATCCAAAATAGCCATCCAATCTTCGGCCGGATTACCCGTCAGCATAAGTGAACGCACTTGTTCGTGTACCGCTAGCGTGTTAAGAAGGTTAGCCTGCGATTTCTTTGTCTTAGTAGCGTTTTGTGCACTCACTAATTCTTCATAAGCCTTACTGATGGCGATGGCTTCATGCAAATCTTTCTTTGTAGGATTGCCGCCTTTTCTGCCCTTATAATAGGAACACAAGATGTCAATAAAACAGGCCTCGCAGTGTGCAGTTTTGGTTTGCATTAAATAAGCAACAACTTCAGCCCCAAGTATAGAGGCCTCCATTTCGGTGACTGCGGAATGCTTGATTGGGGGCATCTTTGCCGGAGGATTGTGCAAAACGTCGGAAACTAAGTGAACCATGTTTTTTGTAGGTACAAGCACAGCTAATGACCAATTTTTTCCATATTTAGAGACAAGCTGACTTCTGGCAGTATATATAGTTTTCACCAATGTTGTCATAGCGACGTTCGGAACGTGATCACACTGGATTAACTCGATGCCATGATAGCTTTGCTTGCCAAAGTCCCCCGTGAGGATGTCGTCTCCAAACTGAGAAATATCAGTTCCTGGGCTACGGTGGTTGTCTGTACCCAGGTCGAACTCTAGCGGTACGCACAGCCCCCGGAAATGATCCAGCCTTGCGGGGTCTGCGCCAAGCCAATCGTAGATACGTTGGTCTGGGTCTGCTAGCGCTATTAACCGGCAAAACTCACCTAATGCCTGAACAACTTGCCACTGGGCAGTATTTGTATCCTGAAATTCATCCAGAATTATCACAGGATGCATGTCGGCAACGAGCTTGCGGATGCGAGAACTCCTGTGGAGAAGGTCGCCGACTAAGGGGGCATACAAGTCGAAACAAACTTGCCCTTCTTCATATGCCAAGCGTTTTCGCTCTGTCTCCTCGGCGAGCAATTTTGCCTGCTCTTGTTCGGGGGTAATCTTTCTCGACGGAAAATTTGTACGGATGTGAGATAATGCTATGGCCTCACCCGGGGGAGTGAGAATGGTTAAACGCCGTGGAAGTCCAATGAGGTAGCCATGAGTCTTTAAAATGCGCCAAAAAAAGGAGTGATATGTAGTAGTTCAGACTTGATCTGACAGTCGGTTCCGTTTTGATGGTTCCGATTGTCAGGTTAGTTGAGTTGTCCGACCTTTTCCTTCCAGATCTGTTTTCCGTCAAGGAGTGTTTGCAATGGCGTTCTGCCGCAACACTTTTTCCCTTGATGTGTCCTTTCGATGTTGTAATGTTCCATCCAGACATCCAGATCGGCCTGCAGTTCCTCCAGAGAGTTATACAGTTTCCGCCGGAAGGCAACCTGGTAAAACTCGTGCAGGATGGTCTTGTGGAAACGTTCGCAGATGCCGTTTGTCTGCGGATGCCGCGCCTTGGCCTTGGTGTGTTCTATGTTGTTTATGCCCAGATAAAGCTGGTAGTCATGCGTTTCCAGTCTGCCGCAGTACTCTGTGCCCCTGTCCGTCAGCATGCGGATAATGCCCATTTCCATTGAAGTGAAGAATGGCAAAACCCGGTCATTGAGCAGGTCGGCTCCGGTGATGGGTGTTTTGGTAGTGTAGAGCTTGGCAGCCGCCCACTTAGAGTAGGTATCCACAAAGGTTTGCTGATAAATACGGCCGACGCCCTTGATGGTGCCGACGTAAAATGTGTCCTGACTGCCGAGATATCCGGGATGATGGCTTTCTATTTCGCCGCAAGCCTCATCGTCGTGTTTTTTACGCTCCAGAGCTTGTACCTGGGCTTCGGTGAGCACAATGCCCTCTTCAGCGGACTTCTTCTCCAGGGCGTTCAGGCGCTGCTTCATTGAGGCCAGGTCATGGCGCAACCAGATGGAACGCACCCCTGACGGCGACACAAATACGCCGGTTTTGCGCAGTTCGTTGCTGGCCCGCACTTGCCCATGAGCAGGGAAGGCTATCGCAAAATCCAACACCGCCAGTTCCGTGGCCTCTTCCACGCGATTTTTCAGGTTGGGCTTTTTGCGGCTGACCTCAAACAGCGCTTCAACGCCTCCGGCGTCTCGTGCTGTTTGATACCGGTAGAAGGTATCTCTGGAAAAGCCCATGATGCGGCAGGCTCTGGAGACATTGCCGAGTTCGGCAGCAAGGTTGAGAAGTCCGGTCTTGTGTTTGATGACGTTTTGATTGAAACTTTCCATGGGGAAACTCCGTGGGCGCTGTGCCCGGTTGATGGTACGTTTACACTTCCATCAAAACGGAGTTCCCCTCGCTTTTCAAGGGACAACTGTCAGATCAAATCGCGACTACTTCAAGTGATACGTCTCAACATGGATGCATGCCTTTTGCGACGTTGGAATTTTATGCTCATGTTCAATCGCTTCAATAACCCGCGCGACTGTGGCACGAGCAAAACTGAGGAATAATACTCTTTGACCCAGGCTGAGGTGCTGGTCAACGATACGCCCTGCTTTGAGGATTGAAATGGTAGTTTTTCCTGACCCTGGGCCACCGGTAACGAGCAGATTCCCATCTGCATCTATTATCTCTTGTTGAATTTTAGTGAGTAGCATCGGTTCCAGCTTCATGCATAACACACATGTTCATGGCGGCTTCGGGCATGGGCTCACATGCTGCTTTCAGTTGTAACGCTGCGTCACGCAGCCACGTTGGAATCTCAGTTTCACAGCACTGTGCTATAAAGTCAGCGATGCCCCAGTTGGCTTTGGCCCACATGAAGTATTCTTTTAACGCCTCAAGTGCCTTTACCTCTGGGTCAGGGTACTTTTGTGCAAGATGGTGAGGCCAATCAATGCGTGCGACAAAGCGTTTTAATGCAACCTCTGTCGTGCCGCTTAACACCATATTTTCAAAGCCCTTTTCCTCATGCATCAGCAATAATTCAACCTGTTCCTTAATGAGCGCTTTGTTGTTTTCTTCTTGCTTATCACATATGGCGAAAGTCCTTTTCCCAAGCTCGCGGTAAAGCTTGGCCATTCCAGGAATATTGCTCTCGCCATCTGCATCCACTATGCACACGCCAAGCGCTTCAAGCGAAGAGTACTTTTCAGGGTTTAACTCTGCCAGGAGGCGACAGGCAACAGGGAAAGCCGACGCCTCAGTTGCTCCTTCTGCAATAAGAATTCGCCGGGCAAGGAGCCCTTCACAGAATCTGATACGGAATTCTTGTCTGTAGCGCTTCATCTTTACATTATCTGGCAGCGATATTGGGCGATTTGAAAGGATGCAATCTTCCCCGCGTGAAAGCACAACAGTTTGTTCAGGGGTAAATTCTTCCAATACATAGGGGGAATGTGATGTAAAAAGAGTTGGTTCTTCCGGGTTTTCCGTGGGTAGCCCCTGTCAGGAACTGGCCGGGTAGAGGTCCAGACCACCACAGAAGAAGTAGATGGCTGTCTTGAAATGCTCCCGGTTCCTATAACCGCAAGCCTTCCTCTTGATGGCCATGATCTTGCTGTTGAGGCCCTCGGCCACGCCGTTGGTGATCCTGTGGCGGCAGAAGGTCAGGATGTTCTCAAGATGTCTCTGAATCAGTCCGCCCACTTTGCGCATTGAGGCAAGATCTGACCTGTTCACCCAGACCAGCCATCGCTTCACAAAACGTCTGGCCCATCCCGTGCTCAGGTACTTCCAGACGTCGTTCAGGCTTTCCTTCATGGCCCAGGCCTTGGCCACCTTGAGGTTCGCTGTCTTCAAGGCCTCCAGGGCTGGCCGGTGTTTGTCCGGCAGATTCTCCTCCCGGTATAGCCAGAGGAATTTCGTGCCCTTGAGTCGATGGTCATCCTGACTTGTGAGTTCGCGGTGCTCTTGCTTGCGTACCCGGTCCACAGCCTCGCCTACGTGTTTCATGACGTGGAACCGATCGTGAACGATTTTCCCCGCCGCGTCCGGCACATGTTTGAGCGTAGCTTTAAAATAGGGCTCCCACATGTCCATGGCCACGGCCTTGATCCGCTCCAACTGAGCCTTGGTGAACTGAAGGTAGTACCCCTCAAGGCTTTCGGCCTTACGCTCGTCGGCCACATACTCCACCGTGCTGCCGATCAGATCACAAACCACGGTCACATAGTCGTGCCCCTTGCGGAATGCCTTCTCGTCAACGCCAAGATACCGCGAGGGATTCGATTGCTTGCGCTCCCGGCCCCGGCGCACCGCCCTTTCCATGACACCCCATGCTTCGTCCCAGGTGATGCGCAGGATGCGCCGCGCTCCTGTTACGGTGGCGCACTCGGTCAGCACGTCGATGATCAATCGCTCCATCAATATGGTGAAACGTGCCTTGGACTCGGCCCAAGGCACGTTGACCTGAAGGACGCCATGCTCGGGGCAGTCCACTCGGGGAATCCGAGCATGCAGGAACGTCTTGAACTGGCACGTGTCCAGATGGCGCCAGACACGAGGCTCGACATGGTCGCGGCAAGCCAGCTCTCGACCACAAGTAGGGCAAAACCAGCGAACACCAGGACCATGCTCCACGCGGATGTCTACCCGACCTTCCGCCGTGTCCAGTTGGGGACGTCTCAGAAAACGGAAAATAAAGCACGTTAAGCCCATTGCAGACGCTAGATATTGACGAGTACGTCGGGTTTTCTCTTGTTTGAGTTGCCTTCTTGTGGTAGGATAGTAATTAATTACTATCTTACAAGGAGTGCTCGTGGACACCCATCCAAAGCATCTGCCGGCCGATGAACGTCGTGCCGTAACTGTCGAGTCCGTCGTGGCGCTTGCCGGTTCACAAAACCCAAGCGAGATAACCACTGCGGCTATCGCTAAACACATGAACTTGACCCAGGGTGCGCTGTTTCGGCACTTCCCGAACAAGGAAGCCATTTGGCAGGCGGTCATGGAGTGGGTAGCAGAGCGCCTATTAGCCAGAATCGATCGATCCGCACAAGGAATCGAGTCGCCCTTGGCAGCCATGGAGGCGATGTTCATGAGTCATATCGAATTTGTAGCTGAGCACCCAGGCGTGCCAAGAATGATGTTTGGTGAGCTTCAGCGTGCCGAATCGACACCGGCCAAGCGCATGGTGCAAACCTTGATTCAGCGCTACGGCGAACGTTTGCATCGTCTCATCGAGAAAGGCAAGGCCAGCGGCGAGTTGTCTCCCTCGCTTGACAACGAGGCGGCGGCAACGCTGTTCATTGGCACGATCCAGGGCTTGGTCATGCAGTCGCTGTTGGCGGGTGATGTGGGACGTATGCACCGCGATGCGCCGCGCGTCTTTGCAATTTATCGGCGTGGCATAAGGAGTGCGCAATGAAAAAGTTACCCTTGCAAGGCCGCACCCTGGCGCTGCTTGCCGTCATCATTCCTTTGCTGGTGCTTTTTATTTATGTCGGTCTGCGATCAGGGCCGCTCGCCCCGGTCGCTGTGACGGTGGCAAGCGTGGAATCACGGGCTATCACACCGGCGCTGTTCGGCATCGGCACGGTGGAGGCGCGCTACACCTACAAGATCGGGCCGACGTTTGCCGGGCGCGTCAAACGCCTGGAGGTGCATGTAGGCGACCAGGTCAAGGCCGGACAGGTGCTCGGCGAGATGGAGCCGGTCGACCTCGATGATCGGGTGCGCTCACAGGAGTCGGCATTCAAGCGTGCGGAAGCGGCTTTGCGCGAGGCAGAAGCCCGGCAAGCCTACGCGCAAACCCAGGCGCGCCGCTACGAGCAATTGTTTGCGGTGCGCTCGACCAGCGAGGAAATCGTCACCACCAAGCGGCAGGAACTGCAGATCGCCGATGCCGCCTTATCTGCCGCTCGGGAAGATATTGTCCGGGCACGCTCCGACCGCGAAGGACTCGTCGCGCAGCGGAGCAATCTGCGCCTGATCGCGCCGGTCGACGGTGTAGTCGCCGTGCGCGATGCCGATCCCGGCACGACCATCGTCGCGGGCCAGGCCGTGGTGGAAGTGATCGACCCCAAGAGTTTGTGGATCAATGCGCGCTTCGACCAGATCAGCGCATCGGGGCTGGCTGGGGGGTTGCCGACTCTTATCGTCCTGCGTTCGCGTGGTGGCCAGACCTTGAAAGGTCGCGTGCTGCGGGTGGAACCCAAGGCCGACGCGGTAACCGAGGAAACGCTTGCCAAGGTGACATTCGATAACAAACCAGAACCTTTGCCACCGGTGGGTGAACTGGCCGAAGTCACGGTTGACTTGCCGGCGCTCCCGGCCGCTCCACTGATCCCCAACGCTGCCGTCCAGCGTGAGGGCGACAAAGTTGGTGTCTGGCAAATCGTGGATGGTGATCTGCATTTCTCCCCGGTCAAGCTCGGCACTTCCGACCTCAATGGTTACGTGCAGGTGCGCGAAGGGCTCAAGAATGGGGACCAGGTTGTGACCTATAGCGAAAAGGCACTGACGGCGCGCAGCCGCATCCATGTGGTCGACCATA
This DNA window, taken from Desulfovibrio sp. 86, encodes the following:
- the traI gene encoding TraI/MobA(P) family conjugative relaxase, which codes for MIVKKVKYTDQDKPKVWQIGDLVDYIRHPHNTNAHEKIAHAGSRNFMSGTHVGQKLEMILLAEESVHSKMPVSHWIFSWKENEQPAPAQVDELVDIFLAHMGLSEHQTVYGLHYNTKNYHVHIAVNRMHPGTLKVAMPFKGFDIEEGHKIVAKVERKQGWASEDYTRYVMLEDGEIARNRVQKPPQPRQEALAVERHTGEKSAQRIAQERGHDIIKNAQSWQELHEKLAEKGLRFEKKGSGAIVFVGDIAVKASSVDRDFGMGKLCKRLGEFVPAPEATTDTEPPQKLTPEPVSTVNLEEWREYQAERHATPKVTPKSDENSTRREALRARHREQRQRILPRVAKHGFSMLNIARHFLKVQQQEEVRQLRQELRPQRRRGRPTFETWLRRRGLHVQADRWRHRRRFETMPSAPPAEQLVPQPAPLSTVSSPEQQYFEQYLAAVNADRVRVTCIRMEADGGKKVFILEKQNGMSKGFTLEEVQAHMPEMLRLQQRGENIYYTPLSEGRHHILIDDMTRESLEKLHEDGFRPAVVLESSPDNYQCVLTIPKLQSPHNRDVGNRLTEQLNREYGDKKLSGCIHPHRAPGFGNLKPKHRREDGTFPKVKLLRAEKCQCAKALELSRHIERECAQLEARRQQVQPRRPVSPAPRPTDTTAAYFTHFENIRRHLTVEDFSRLDAMIALRLRANGHSLQAVAETIRQCAPSIRQGRAKNEGRDWHRYAERTTAYAFGVAGDVALARNEKYFEHWRRIEGVVEREDRQEAPRVRMR
- a CDS encoding efflux RND transporter periplasmic adaptor subunit; the encoded protein is MKKLPLQGRTLALLAVIIPLLVLFIYVGLRSGPLAPVAVTVASVESRAITPALFGIGTVEARYTYKIGPTFAGRVKRLEVHVGDQVKAGQVLGEMEPVDLDDRVRSQESAFKRAEAALREAEARQAYAQTQARRYEQLFAVRSTSEEIVTTKRQELQIADAALSAAREDIVRARSDREGLVAQRSNLRLIAPVDGVVAVRDADPGTTIVAGQAVVEVIDPKSLWINARFDQISASGLAGGLPTLIVLRSRGGQTLKGRVLRVEPKADAVTEETLAKVTFDNKPEPLPPVGELAEVTVDLPALPAAPLIPNAAVQREGDKVGVWQIVDGDLHFSPVKLGTSDLNGYVQVREGLKNGDQVVTYSEKALTARSRIHVVDHIPGVSR
- a CDS encoding UvrD-helicase domain-containing protein; this translates as MLAEETERKRLAYEEGQVCFDLYAPLVGDLLHRSSRIRKLVADMHPVIILDEFQDTNTAQWQVVQALGEFCRLIALADPDQRIYDWLGADPARLDHFRGLCVPLEFDLGTDNHRSPGTDISQFGDDILTGDFGKQSYHGIELIQCDHVPNVAMTTLVKTIYTARSQLVSKYGKNWSLAVLVPTKNMVHLVSDVLHNPPAKMPPIKHSAVTEMEASILGAEVVAYLMQTKTAHCEACFIDILCSYYKGRKGGNPTKKDLHEAIAISKAYEELVSAQNATKTKKSQANLLNTLAVHEQVRSLMLTGNPAEDWMAILDILAHGECVRLKELAKHVGVLKILERGTQLRQALSQDWLANGGYHNALKIIRQAFVQVHFATTSKPDSGVIIMNMHKAKGKQFEEVIIFEGAPVIIKRELSHNPDRIVWSNTEDNVTAQARQNLRVSVTRSKNKTTILTPKIDPCLLLRNFVVALSSQVPPKVDTLSV
- a CDS encoding TOPRIM nucleotidyl transferase/hydrolase domain-containing protein codes for the protein MEEFTPEQTVVLSRGEDCILSNRPISLPDNVKMKRYRQEFRIRFCEGLLARRILIAEGATEASAFPVACRLLAELNPEKYSSLEALGVCIVDADGESNIPGMAKLYRELGKRTFAICDKQEENNKALIKEQVELLLMHEEKGFENMVLSGTTEVALKRFVARIDWPHHLAQKYPDPEVKALEALKEYFMWAKANWGIADFIAQCCETEIPTWLRDAALQLKAACEPMPEAAMNMCVMHEAGTDATH
- a CDS encoding plasmid mobilization protein produces the protein MTKQKGKFHKRYTLWVTEGEAAQLEEQASMSGLSVSECIRRRGFGGRPPCTRSRIVAHTDMNTLRELRRIGGLLKHHFETLRQAGASREHLEEQEETLRILGRAVERLGREKR
- a CDS encoding TetR/AcrR family transcriptional regulator, coding for MDTHPKHLPADERRAVTVESVVALAGSQNPSEITTAAIAKHMNLTQGALFRHFPNKEAIWQAVMEWVAERLLARIDRSAQGIESPLAAMEAMFMSHIEFVAEHPGVPRMMFGELQRAESTPAKRMVQTLIQRYGERLHRLIEKGKASGELSPSLDNEAAATLFIGTIQGLVMQSLLAGDVGRMHRDAPRVFAIYRRGIRSAQ
- a CDS encoding IS481 family transposase, with protein sequence MESFNQNVIKHKTGLLNLAAELGNVSRACRIMGFSRDTFYRYQTARDAGGVEALFEVSRKKPNLKNRVEEATELAVLDFAIAFPAHGQVRASNELRKTGVFVSPSGVRSIWLRHDLASMKQRLNALEKKSAEEGIVLTEAQVQALERKKHDDEACGEIESHHPGYLGSQDTFYVGTIKGVGRIYQQTFVDTYSKWAAAKLYTTKTPITGADLLNDRVLPFFTSMEMGIIRMLTDRGTEYCGRLETHDYQLYLGINNIEHTKAKARHPQTNGICERFHKTILHEFYQVAFRRKLYNSLEELQADLDVWMEHYNIERTHQGKKCCGRTPLQTLLDGKQIWKEKVGQLN
- a CDS encoding UvrD-helicase domain-containing protein; the protein is MKLEPMLLTKIQQEIIDADGNLLVTGGPGSGKTTISILKAGRIVDQHLSLGQRVLFLSFARATVARVIEAIEHEHKIPTSQKACIHVETYHLK